In Toxoplasma gondii ME49 chromosome X, whole genome shotgun sequence, a single genomic region encodes these proteins:
- a CDS encoding hypoxia- inducible factor prolyl hydroxylase (phd2), putative (encoded by transcript TGME49_214620), with translation MTRSASRPRDAAAMGDREVDDDKKYEAEQSPPTLPRRSKELDSQSEGEKEREAMCRGQPGAQTKPEAEADKGGEGEERLAAGEKREARCASSSGSTAAARDSRTKCKAGTSVVWAKDVEDALVAACVKVLNYSARKDLERRTRSGTGTEEKGHIDCYDDAPRRHEPSSESHSHAAPPQANTHAGSCSDKDSSKDSSKESPHSHKKASEVSRCYQSPCGCPSHSPAAAGCSSSSTAVCGEFPHPPVYRFQKDGEDGIGAMLDEWTSLEKLREIAGPVAERAATVYDNVKAKGEAEGFELSDAEEKQLRHDVLKEALIREIYSRICTELRRERLRDCREGGLLANPKGYREGPLSFLTNETVHDLMKKGFAVQRGFLGEKMRQKIWKETELLEFDGRFNEVFSQSLHDLRSDYMCWMSASDLDRETQQGLWQLFKAMQALPFELNKKASLCLQVSWVFQMAMFRADGAFYKKHIDAGYDPALDNGRKVTAIYYPNPPDWEAKDGGFLRIYPRRRKDIQLQEDSAAGPADAEPLVDIKPLGDTLVLFRSRDMPHEVLPCHRKRFAISLWMTGPAGPGDDV, from the exons ATGACGCGCTCGGCATCGCGGCCTCGAGACGCAGCTGCAAtgggagacagggaagtgGACGACGATAAAAAGTACGAGGCCGAGCAGTCTCCGCCGACTCTTCCAAGAAGGTCGAAGGAGCTCGACTCtcagagcgaaggcgagaaggagagagaggcgatgTGCAGAGGCCAGCCTGGTGCGCAGACGAAGCCGGAGGCAGAGGCCGACAAgggaggggaaggagaggagagactcgCCGCcggcgaaaagagagaggcgcgctgCGCGTCCTCGTCCGGGTCAACTGCTGCGGCGAGAGATTCCAGAACAAAATGCAAAGCCGGAACAAGCGTCGTGTGGGCCAAAGACGTGGAAGACGCCCTcgttgctgcatgcgtcaaaGTCTTGAATTacagcgcgagaaaagacCTGGAGCGACGTACGCG ctccgGAACTGGCACCGAGGAGAAAGGCCATATCGACTGCTACGACGACGCCCCCCGTCGGCACGAGCCGTCGAGCGAGTCGcattcgcatgcagcgccgcCGCAAGCAAACACGCATGCCGGTTCCTGCAGTGACAAAGACTCTTCGAAAGACTCGTCCAAAGAGTCTCCTCACTCCCACAAAAAAGCCTCGGAGGTTTCACGCTGCTATCAGAGTCCTTGCGGCTGTCCTTCTCATTCTCCTGCTGCTGCCggttgctcttcttcgtctacTGCGGTGTGCGGCGAGTTTCCCCATCCTCCGGTGTATCGGTTTcagaaggacggagaagacggcaTTGGAGCAATGCTGGATGAATGGACCTCTCTCGAGAAGCTGCGGGAAATCGCGGGGCCTGTCGCGGAGAGGGCAGCGACTGTCTACGACAATGTGAAGGCCAAAGGCGAAGCAG aAGGATTCGAGCTGTCGGacgcggaggagaagcagctgagaCACGATGTGCTTAAGGAGGCTCTGATTCGCGAAATTTACTCACGGATCTGCACAGAG CTTCGGCGCGAGCGGCTGCGCGATTGCCGAGAAGGTGGACTGTTGGCAAATCCGA AGGGATATCGCGAAGGGCCACTGAGCTTCTTGACAAACGAAACTGTCCACGACCTGATGAAGAAAGGCTTTGCTGTCCAGCGCGGCTTCCTCGGGGAAAAG ATGCGTCAAAAGAtctggaaagagacagagctgCTGGAGTTCGACGGGCGTTTCAACGAGGTG TTCTCTCAGTCGCTGCACGACCTGCGATCGGACTACATGTGCTGGATGAGTGCCTCGGATCTTGATCGCGAGACTCAACAG GGCCTCTGGCAGCTCTTCAAAGCGATGCAGGCGCTGCCTTTTGAGCTGAACAAaaaggcgtctctctgtctgcaa GTTTCCTGGGTCTTTCAAATGGCCATGTTTCGCGCAGACGGCGCCTTCTACAAGAAGCACATCGACGCGGGATACGACCCTGCTCTCGACAATGGAAGAAAAGTCACAGCGATCTACTATCCGAATCCTCCAGATTGGGAG GCAAAAGACGGCGGCTTCCTGCGCATCTATCCACGCCGGCGAAAGGACATTCAGTTGCAGGAAGACTCAGCTGCAGGCCCTGCAGACGCGGAGCCTTTGGTGGACATCAAACCGCTCGGAGACACTCTCGTCCTTTTTCG GAGTCGCGATATGCCTCACGAGGTGCTTCCTTGTCATCGCAAGCGGTTCGCCATCTCTCTTTGGATGACAGGTCCAGCCGGTCCTGGGGACGACGTTTGA
- a CDS encoding hypothetical protein (encoded by transcript TGME49_214630~Predicted trans-membrane domain (TMHMM2.0):1348-1371:1377-1400) yields the protein MSRRALSRDPAHSNDREPRLNREQGNCLPLRPSACSPHVVLRDQADGDRLHAAGLHQPPSQDTGDLPRFRLRPRLVASTATAPQASTGLAASSSVSGVSSVSHVSFSACMQSRMVRGTCCSNRGEQGPQIEVFERFPKRQSIPQAAVPPDDSGGSPPHFKSPQIVQNCLLVSSLSSSSSDDFLASSVASPPQDGCKPCTARETEAASGGHTPGVRRVSSRGRPATLRRATESSSSGESFFPGNVYEASAFSLPRKEETCLLRLGAPVWSPPRSPVARARCHSSAAPCTQAESPAKAAWFFSTPRPSFPPSCSALLSGVSPDVSLSPLRPSGFCESPHTDELAPTVRCSVATVSAETEREEEKRPVLDRDSLAFRDDASSFRFRASTETKTTVPPSSGSPSFSTTTASSFLFPSSSFLPPSSSFSSSSSFSTSSSSCSPFHTESFAAAPDCMREEPSVCTGEEAEEMRRPDSSRGAACTLGRKAAAAADIARSPPVENVRRSARLQELYARRKRESSPPEGRSLSAASSSHADGPPSLSTEISACGESQSPPGNGSLVAGESRSAWRRHCRRSSPPSSFSFSSASQIDEQRAVESRSVTLLCGASSPGAAACAATRTSCKLSGDLRKLDRGRRSSADEEAGTARESIGEDLSTPVGGSCLDRLKEESAEERRREDAEERGEKKARSCAAHTVPKGQTLWGDAESGALVETRDDRRERLHTVVHRKAPATEKTESAFAASFSSWFPSSGSNKGGGASLVSVERGGKTEPGEAHFWTGEEDRMEQKRSSLFVTSVDDVFHAGREFAPLASAQLTRDTVSFSSSRKKQGSQAAGSAEPPAEVAPRRASLTEASREEGSQEATDTASVEFPCPHSLPSFAVSSFSSSSSSLSSEYASPPSFSSSSSASKTPSCRLCLSSFVHRSFSSRTLQLRQQPNVPSASSSSTSPSSSSTSASSICTSSSSFSSSSSSVSSSFSPFSSAISLSVGDEQMCGDRRWPEFDGSGWSASSRFPSFPRLSSTSSRLVASDSLAAAAAPASPASHRALREVERSDEGEQLATGAQRRESGGKRTWASTHAERIDLSTASAETRELCVTVPEAETPKRGRREREAKEMTILRRVTLGILLFCFIRKLLLLAWQWPRALSASPEKFAFSSVDLFDESEAKFRRIMEALAAEFPEHRHRFLISEPPSYAPHAFSSSSSAKQEYPSAAPFVSLLSDFLSRFSSRRGAFRLPDGDFSLARREDPGTVSTEDSSAFDATEVETEKSAAASSLFYQMKAFLWSLPFSSATGAPPSALSTDESFEQGENADTQGRETGDTKEKFHYRSWRTRTPKTAPLAAICSLLLLVFRSWGALVRFVCSWVVAPPLALLFRFFLSLLFRLSLSFFFVAATFLGVGSCFLFHLRGFCALAERDRRAPLSLPSASSPFRLSASGSLATETSPRRTESFAAATLSASLFGDEAKTAEARAASSLGGEATETCRSSLLHLASCASSARLCASVARPLLPVAASFLARALHAVPGCRTPNALPEESKGENEREDRGSGGEQIAAEMERE from the exons ATGTCAAGACGAGCTCTGTCTCGCGACCCGGCGCACTCGAATGACAGGGAACCGCGGCTGAACCGCGAGCAAGGAAATTGCCTGCCCCTTCGTCCGTCTGCCTGTTCGCCGCATGTAGTCCTCAGAGACCAGGCTGATGGAGaccggctgcatgcagccggtCTCCATCAGCCACCCTCCCAGGACACAGGCGACTTgcctcgctttcgtctccgtcctAGGCTCGTCGCCTCTACGGCAACTGCGCCCCAGGCATCCACCGgcctcgctgcttcctcctctgtctccggggTCTCTTCAGTATCGcatgtctccttttctgcatgcatgcagtctcgcATGGTGCGTGGAACCTGCTGTTCGAACCGCGGAGAGCAAGGGCCGCAGATCGAAGTGTTTGAGCGCTTTCCTAAAAGACAGAGCATTCCACAAGCGGCTGTCCCTCCCGATGACTCTGGAGGCAGTCCTCCTCACTTCAAGTCGCCACAAATCGTTCAGaactgtctccttgtctcttctctttcctcctcttcttccgatGATTTTCTGGCttcgtctgtcgcctctcctccgcAGGACGGATGCAAGCCCTGCACCGCCAGGGAGACCGAGGCTGCGTCAGGTGGACATACACCTGGCGTGCGgcgagtttcttctcgcggtcGACCTGCGACACTGCGCCGGGCGACTGAGAGCTCGAGCAGCGGCGAATCCTTCTTCCCCGGAAATGTGTACGAagcttctgccttttctctccctcgaaaggaagaaactTGTCTTCTGCGGCTGGGCGCGCCAGTGTGGAGTCCTCCTCGTTCACCGGTAGCTAGAGCACGATGTCATTCTTCAGCGGCCCCATGCACACAAGCAGAGTCGCCTGCGAAAGCCGCTTGGTTTTTTTCGACACCCCGGCCATCGTTTCCCCCTTCGTGTTCcgcccttctctctggcgtctctcctgatgtctccttgtctcctctccgacCTTCCGGCTTCTGCGAGTCGCCTCACACCGACGAACTCGCGCCGACAGTTCGGTGCAGCGTGGCGACCGTCTCAGCTGAGACAGAAcgcgaggaggaaaagaggcCTGTTTTAGATCGAGATTCTCTTGCTTTTCGTGACGACGCGTCCTCGTTTCGCTTCCGTgcttcgacagagacgaaaacgacggTCCCCCCTTCCTCCGgatcgccttctttctccaccaccaccgcctcttcctttctctttccctcttcttctttcttgccgccttcttcttccttttcaagttcgtcgtccttttcaacgtcttcttcttcgtgttctcCCTTTCACACTGAGTCCTTTGCCGCCGCGcctgactgcatgcgcgaagagccgagtgtctgtacaggggaggaggcggaagagatGAGGCGACCCGACAGCTCGCGGGGCGCTGCCTGTACACTtgggaggaaggcggcggccGCGGCAGATATCGCGCGTTCTCCGCCTGTCGAGAATGTGCGAAGAAGCGCCCGTCTTCAAGAGCTttacgcgagaagaaaacgagagagcagTCCGCCTGAAGGTCGTTCCTTGtccgctgcgtcttcttcgcatgcagatggccctccctctctctccactgaGATCTCCGCATGCGGTGAAAGCCAAAGTCCGCCGGGAAACGGGTCGTTAGTGGCCGGAGAGTCTCGCTCTGCATGGCGCAGACACTGTCGacgctcttcgcctccgtcgtcgttttctttttcttctgcttcgcagATAGACGAACAGCGGGCAGTGGAAAGCAGAAGTGTAACTCTTCTTTGCGGGGCTTCGTCGCCTGGCGCGGCTGCTTGCGCAGCGACACGGACGTCTTGCAAGCTCTCAGGAGATTTAAGGAAGCTCGATCGTGGAAGGAGATCAagcgcagacgaggaagcagggaccgcgagagagagcatAGGGGAGGACCTCTCGACCCCCGTCGGAGGTAGCTGCCTAGACCGCTTGAAGGAGGAGAGCgccgaagagaggagacgagaagacgcggaagagcgaggagagaagaaagcacgGAGCTGTGCCGCTCACACGGTCCCCAAAGGACAGACACTCTGGGGAGACGCCGAGTCTGGAGCTCTGGTGGAGACTCGAgacgacagacgagagaggctgCACACAGTAGTACATAGGAAGGCCCCCGCAACCGAGAAAACAGAGTCTGCGTtcgccgcttctttctcttcttggtTTCCGAGCTCGGGGTCGAATAAAGGCGGTGGCGCatctctcgtttctgtcgagagaggaggcaagaCCGAGCCCGGAGAGGCGCATTTTtggacgggagaagaagacaggatggagcagaaacgcagctCTCTCTTTGTCACTTCCGTTGACGACGTTTTCCATGCTGGAAGAGAATTCGCCCCGCTTGCTTCGGCGCAGCTCACCCGAgacactgtctccttttcgagCTCCCGAAAGAAACAGGGCAGCCAGGCAGCAGGCTCCGCTGAGCCTCCCGCGGAGGTAGCTCCACGGCGAGCTTCGCTGACAGAagcctcgagagaagaaggaagccaggaggcgacagacacTGCAAGTGTCGAGTTTCCCTGCCCGcactcgcttccttctttcgctgtctcctcgttttcctcttcgtcttcctctctttcgtctgaatatgcttctcctccctctttttcgtcttcctcttcagccTCCAAGACGCCATCGTGTCGactttgtctctcgtctttcgttCATcggtccttctcctctcggaCTCTCCAACTGCGACAGCAGCCAAACGTtccttccgcctcttcttcctccacttccccctcttcttcctccacttccgCCTCTTCTATCTGcacttcctcctcctctttctcttcttcctcctcttccgtttcctcttccttttctcccttttcctccgccatttctctctctgtaggCGACGAACAGATGTGTGGGGACAGGCGGTGGCCCGAGTTTGACGGTTCCGGCtggtctgcttcttctcgtttcccctcgtttcctcgtctttcttctacGTCCTCTCGCCTTGTGGCTTCCGATTCCCTCGCGGCCGCCGCCGCTCCGgcgtctcccgcgtcgcACCGCGCCCTgcgagaagtcgagaggagcgacgaaggagagcagcTGGCGACTGGCGcgcagcggagagagagcggggGAAAGCGCACCTGGGCTTCCACACATGCGGAGAGAATCGACCTTTCCACAGCGAGcgcggaaacgcgagagcTCTGCGTGACAGTCCCGGAGGCAGAGACTCCGaaaagaggacgcagagaaagagaggcaaaggAAATGACCATTCTCAGACGAGTGACGCTTGgaattcttctcttctgcttcatcCGCAAG cttctgcttctcgcttgGCAGTGGCCGCGGGCTCTGAGTGCGTCTCCGGAGAAgtttgcgttttcgtctgttGATTTGTTcgacgagagcgaggcgaagtTTCGCAGAATCATGGAGGCGCTCGCAGCTGAGTTTCCTGAGCATCGACACCGGTTCCTGATTTCGGAGCCTCCCTCGTACGcgccgcatgcgttttcgtcctcgtcgtctgctAAACAAGAATACCCTTCAGCGGCGcccttcgtctcgcttcttaGTGActttctttcgcgtttctcgtcaCGCAGAGGCGCGTTCCGTCTGCCGGACGGCGACTTCTCGCtggcaagaagagaggatCCCGGAACTGTGTCCACGGAAGACTCCTCGGCATTCGATGCGACAGAggtcgagacagagaaatcgGCGgccgcgtcctctctcttttacCAGATGAAGGCGTTTCTGTGGAGCCTGCCCTTTAGCTCGGCTACCGGTGCACCGCCTTCCGCGCTGTCGACGGACGAGAGCTTCGAGCAAGGCGAAAACGCAGATACgcaaggcagagaaacaggagataCGAAAGAGAAGTTCCACTACAGATCGTGGAGAACGAGAACTCCAAAGACAGCGCCCTTAGCTGCcatctgctctcttcttctcctcgtctttcgtTCCTG GGGCGCTCTGGTGCGCTTCGTTTGTTCGTGGGTGGTTGCACCTCCGCTCGCGCTGCTCTTCcggtttttcctctcccttctctttcgactgtctctctccttcttcttcgtcgcagCGACGTTCCTAGGGGTCGGCTCCTGTTTCCTGTTCCACcttcgcggcttctgcgccctcgcagagagagacaggagagcgccgctctctcttcccagtgcttcctccccttttcgtctctcggcCTCAGGCTCTCTCGCGACAGAGACTTCCCCCCGACGGACGGAGAGCTTTGCTGCTGCGACACTGTCGGCTTCGCTGTTTGGCGACGAAGCGAAAACAGCGGAGGCAAGagccgcgtcttctctgggTGGGGAGGCAACCGAGACTTGCAGATCTTCGCTGCTGCATCTTGCTTCGTGCGCCTCCTCCGCgcgcctctgcgcctctgtAGCTCGGCCGCTTCTCCCCGTGGCTGCGTCGTTCCTCGCCCgggcgttgcatgcagttccagGCTGCCGGACGCCGAACGCGCTCCCGGAAGAgagcaaaggagagaacgagagagaagaccgagggAGCGGGGGTGAACAGATCGCAGccgagatggagagagaataa